One region of Oryza sativa Japonica Group chromosome 10, ASM3414082v1 genomic DNA includes:
- the LOC4348146 gene encoding bisdemethoxycurcumin synthase-like: MPGATTAAIVDSRRGTQHSEGPATILAIGTANPENIMFQDNFADYYFGLTKSEHLTELKEKMKRICHKSGIEKRYIHLDAELISVHPEIIDKHLPSLETRVDIVATEVPKLAESAARKAIAEWGRPATDITHLIFSTYSGCRAPSADLQLASLLGLRPSVSRTILSLHGCSGGGRALQLAKEIAENNRGARVLIACSELTLICFSTPDESKIIGHGLFGDGAGAVIVGADPSVDGECPLFEMVAASQTMIPGTEHALGMQATSSGIDFHLSIQVPTLIKDNIHQCLLNAFRSVGNTDPNWNDLFWAVHPGGRAILDNIEDKLQLHPCKLAASRQVLSEYGNMSGATIAFVLDELRRRREKEQDIQQQPEWGVLLAFGPGVTIESIVLRNPLSRGLKEN, encoded by the exons ATGCCTGGAGCAACTACCGCCGCTATTGTTGACAGCCGCCGCGGCACACAACATTCGGAAGGTCCTGCAACgatcctcgccatcggcactgcAAACCCGGAAAACATCATGTTTCAGGATAACTTTGCCGACTACTACTTTGGTCTAACCAAAAGCGAGCACCTTACCGAGCTCAAGGAAAAGATGAAGAGGATAT GTCATAAATCTGGTATAGAAAAGCGCTACATCCACCTTGACGCAGAGCTTATCAGTGTCCACCCAGAGATCATTGACAAACATTTGCCCTCCCTTGAAACTCGTGTAGACATCGTGGCTACTGAGGTCCCCAAGCTTGCTGAGTCCGCTGCGCGGAAAGCCATTGCTGAGTGGGGCCGTCCGGCCACTGACATCACTCACCTTATCTTCAGCACCTACTCAGGCTGTCGTGCACCTAGTGCCGACCTCCAATTGGCTTCGTTGCTCGGACTACGCCCTTCCGTTTCTCGCACCATTCTCAGTCTCCACGGTTGCTCAGGTGGTGGCAGGGCACTCCAACTCGCAAAGGAGATCGCCGAGAATAACCGCGGTGCTCGTGTCCTCATAGCTTGCTCCGAGCTGACACTGATATGCTTCTCTACCCCAGACGAAAGCAAAATCATTGGCCATGGACTGTTCGGGGATGGTGCTGGCGCAGTCATCGTCGGTGCCGATCCCTCAGTCGATGGTGAGTGCCCGCTATTCGAGATGGTTGCCGCCTCACAAACCATGATACCAGGAACCGAGCACGCGCTCGGCATGCAGGCCACTAGTAGTGGAATAGATTTTCACCTCTCCATCCAGGTGCCGACACTGATAAAGGACAACATCCATCAGTGCTTGCTCAATGCGTTTCGATCTGTTGGAAACACAGATCCTAACTGGAACGACCTCTTCTGGGCAGTGCACCCTGGCGGTCGCGCAATCCTTGATAACATAGAAGACAAGCTCCAACTGCATCCATGTAAGCTTGCGGCAAGCCGCCAAGTGTTGAGCGAGTACGGGAACATGAGTGGTGCAACAATTGCATTCGTTCTTGATGAACTACGGCGCCGTCGGGAGAAGGAACAAGacatacagcaacaacctgAGTGGGGAGTGTTGCTGGCCTTTGGACCTGGAGTCACAATAGAGTCAATCGTGCTGCGTAACCCACTCTCACGTGGTTTGAAGGAAAATTAA